From the Bombus pascuorum chromosome 7, iyBomPasc1.1, whole genome shotgun sequence genome, one window contains:
- the LOC132908788 gene encoding N-alpha-acetyltransferase 20 isoform X1, translated as MTTLRPFTCNDLFKFNNVNLDPLTETYGLSFYTHYLAHWPEYFQVAESPSGEIMGYIMGKAEGQGENWHGHITALTVSPNYRRLGLAAMLIEFLEKVSEKKQAYFVDLFVRVSNKVAIKMYQQLGYIVYRTVLEYYTGNPDEDAFDMRKALSRDVKKKSVIPLTHPVRPEEID; from the exons ATGACTACTCTTAGGCCTTTCACATGcaacgatttatttaaatttaacaatgt aaatttagatCCACTTACGGAGACA TATggactttctttttatacacaCTATCTAGCACATTGGCCAGAGTATTTTCAAGTAGCTGAATCGCCAAGTGGAGAAATTATGGGTTATA ttaTGGGTAAGGCAGAAGGGCAAGGGGAGAACTGGCATGGTCATATAACAGCTCTTACAGTTTCTCCTAATTATAGGAGATTAGGTTTGGCTGCAAtgttaatagaatttttagagAAGGTTTCAGAAAA AAAGCAAGCATATTTTGTAGATCTCTTTGTAAGAGTTAGTAATAAGGTGGCAATCAAAATGTATCAACAGTTAGGATATATTGTTTATAGGACTGTTTTAGAATATTATACTGGAAACCCAGATGAAGATGCTTTTG acATGAGAAAGGCTCTTTCAAGAGATGTAAAGAAAAAATCAGTAATACCATTAACTCATCCTGTAAGACCTGAAGAAATAGACTGA
- the LOC132908788 gene encoding N-alpha-acetyltransferase 20 isoform X2: protein MTTLRPFTCNDLFKFNNVNLDPLTETKFKVMGKAEGQGENWHGHITALTVSPNYRRLGLAAMLIEFLEKVSEKKQAYFVDLFVRVSNKVAIKMYQQLGYIVYRTVLEYYTGNPDEDAFDMRKALSRDVKKKSVIPLTHPVRPEEID, encoded by the exons ATGACTACTCTTAGGCCTTTCACATGcaacgatttatttaaatttaacaatgt aaatttagatCCACTTACGGAGACA aaatttaaagttaTGGGTAAGGCAGAAGGGCAAGGGGAGAACTGGCATGGTCATATAACAGCTCTTACAGTTTCTCCTAATTATAGGAGATTAGGTTTGGCTGCAAtgttaatagaatttttagagAAGGTTTCAGAAAA AAAGCAAGCATATTTTGTAGATCTCTTTGTAAGAGTTAGTAATAAGGTGGCAATCAAAATGTATCAACAGTTAGGATATATTGTTTATAGGACTGTTTTAGAATATTATACTGGAAACCCAGATGAAGATGCTTTTG acATGAGAAAGGCTCTTTCAAGAGATGTAAAGAAAAAATCAGTAATACCATTAACTCATCCTGTAAGACCTGAAGAAATAGACTGA
- the LOC132908775 gene encoding acyl-CoA:lysophosphatidylglycerol acyltransferase 1-like isoform X1 codes for MTDFSSFSTFTRVINKVLNFVKCTIRTSFVILNNIYCIPTYVVWMTLLFPVKVYQPQVYWRIEGLFFHWLLAMVSTWTWSAGYDIIEQGDDIQEIISERTLVIANHQSTGDVPILMTTFNAKPNVLPNLMWIMDRIFKFTNFGIVSILHQDFFIVSGRKQREGSLKKLEKHLKESYIPLSRKWMVLFPEGGFLCKRRETSQKYAKKNNLPILENVTLPRVGAMQTIFDTIGPSQENNTAEQHLNSRPNMTAAKPQINWILDITIAYPQGKPLDLPTIITGSRPPCETVLFYRVFPSSVVPREPELLSKWLYDRWVEKESLLENFYKYGSFLGTQAPVNEGSKIHQDPLRFLVLHLFFITSSYIHYNMFTYVLSCFW; via the exons ATGACTgacttttcttccttttctactTTTACGAG GGTAATcaataaagtattaaattttgtaaaatgtacTATTAGAACCAGTTTTGTGATACTcaacaatatttattgtataccAACATATGTAGTATGGATGACATTATTGTTCCCTGTAAAAGTTTACCAACCACAAGTATATTGGAGAATCGAAGGATTATTTTTCCATTGGCTATTAGCAATGGTATCCACGTGGACTTGGTCTGCAGGTTATGATA taataGAACAAGGTGATGATATACAAGAAATTATTAGTGAAAGAACATTAGTAATAGCAAATCATCAAAGTACTGGTGATGTTCCTATACTCATGACAACATTTAATGCTAAGCCAAATGTGTTACCTAATCTAATGTGGATTATGGAtaggatttttaaatttactaacTTTGGTATAGTTTCTATTTTACACCAGGACTTCTTCATTGTATCT GGTCGAAAACAAAGGGAAGGAAGTTTAAAAAAGCTAGAAAAGCATTTAAAAGAATCATATATTCCACTGAGCAGAAAATGGATGGTTCTCTTCCCAGAAGGAGgttttttatgtaaaagaCGAGAgacatcacaaaaatatgctaaaaagaataatttgcCAATTCTTGAAAATGTAACGTTACCGCGGGTAGGAGCAATGCAAACTATATTTGATACGATTGGTCCATcacaagaaaataatacagCAGAACAACATTTGAACAGTAGGccaa ATATGACGGCAGCTAAACCACAAATCAATTGGATTCTAGATATAACGATAGCATATCCTCAAGGTAAACCACTTGACTTACCAACAATTATAACTGGTTCGCGACCACCATGTGAAACAGTATTATTTTACCGAGTTTTTCCTAGTTCAGTG GTTCCACGAGAACCAGAATTATTGTCTAAATGGTTATATGATAGATGGGTTGAAAAAGAATCACTTTTGGAAAACTTTTACAAGTATGGATCATTTCTTGGCACCCAGGCACCTGTCAATGAAGGTTCTAAAATCCATCAGGATCCATTGAGATTCCTAGtccttcatttattttttataacatctagttatatacattataatatgtttacGTATGTACTATCTTGCTTCTGGTAA
- the LOC132908775 gene encoding acyl-CoA:lysophosphatidylglycerol acyltransferase 1-like isoform X2 has product MTLLFPVKVYQPQVYWRIEGLFFHWLLAMVSTWTWSAGYDIIEQGDDIQEIISERTLVIANHQSTGDVPILMTTFNAKPNVLPNLMWIMDRIFKFTNFGIVSILHQDFFIVSGRKQREGSLKKLEKHLKESYIPLSRKWMVLFPEGGFLCKRRETSQKYAKKNNLPILENVTLPRVGAMQTIFDTIGPSQENNTAEQHLNSRPNMTAAKPQINWILDITIAYPQGKPLDLPTIITGSRPPCETVLFYRVFPSSVVPREPELLSKWLYDRWVEKESLLENFYKYGSFLGTQAPVNEGSKIHQDPLRFLVLHLFFITSSYIHYNMFTYVLSCFW; this is encoded by the exons ATGACATTATTGTTCCCTGTAAAAGTTTACCAACCACAAGTATATTGGAGAATCGAAGGATTATTTTTCCATTGGCTATTAGCAATGGTATCCACGTGGACTTGGTCTGCAGGTTATGATA taataGAACAAGGTGATGATATACAAGAAATTATTAGTGAAAGAACATTAGTAATAGCAAATCATCAAAGTACTGGTGATGTTCCTATACTCATGACAACATTTAATGCTAAGCCAAATGTGTTACCTAATCTAATGTGGATTATGGAtaggatttttaaatttactaacTTTGGTATAGTTTCTATTTTACACCAGGACTTCTTCATTGTATCT GGTCGAAAACAAAGGGAAGGAAGTTTAAAAAAGCTAGAAAAGCATTTAAAAGAATCATATATTCCACTGAGCAGAAAATGGATGGTTCTCTTCCCAGAAGGAGgttttttatgtaaaagaCGAGAgacatcacaaaaatatgctaaaaagaataatttgcCAATTCTTGAAAATGTAACGTTACCGCGGGTAGGAGCAATGCAAACTATATTTGATACGATTGGTCCATcacaagaaaataatacagCAGAACAACATTTGAACAGTAGGccaa ATATGACGGCAGCTAAACCACAAATCAATTGGATTCTAGATATAACGATAGCATATCCTCAAGGTAAACCACTTGACTTACCAACAATTATAACTGGTTCGCGACCACCATGTGAAACAGTATTATTTTACCGAGTTTTTCCTAGTTCAGTG GTTCCACGAGAACCAGAATTATTGTCTAAATGGTTATATGATAGATGGGTTGAAAAAGAATCACTTTTGGAAAACTTTTACAAGTATGGATCATTTCTTGGCACCCAGGCACCTGTCAATGAAGGTTCTAAAATCCATCAGGATCCATTGAGATTCCTAGtccttcatttattttttataacatctagttatatacattataatatgtttacGTATGTACTATCTTGCTTCTGGTAA
- the LOC132908771 gene encoding probable fumarate hydratase, mitochondrial isoform X1 yields the protein MTLSLLKCSLINHGLLELKKSSALLTLRLSLYTSVVSKGNKKESSGEFRIERDTFGELKVPADKYYGAQTMRSKMNFPIGDSFERMPYGVIVAMGILKKAAALVNKEYGMDAKIADAISKAADDVICGDLYNDHFPLVIWQTGSGTQSNMNTNEVISNRAIELLGGKLGSKDPVHPNDHVNKSQSSNDTFPTAMHIAVALEINRVLLPGLEKLHAALEEKANAWKDIIKIGRTHTQDAVPLTLGQEFSGYAAQVCNGIKRVKDTLPRLYELALGGTAVGTGLNAPKGFAEKSAAKIAEITGLPFVTAPNKFEALATKDTMVEVHGALNTVAVSLMKIANDIRFLGSGPRCGLGELSLPENEPGSSIMPGKVNPTQCEAMTMVCCQVMGNQVAVSIGGSNGHFELNVFKPMIVANTLRSARLLGDACASFTKNCVVGIKPNVDRISKLLNESLMLVTALNPHIGYDKAAKIAKQAHAENLTLKESALKNGITAEQFDQWVRPENMIGPK from the exons atgacGTTAAGTTTATTGAAATGTTCACTTATCAATCATGGATTattggaattaaagaaatcatCGGCTCTTTTAACATTAAGGCTGTCATTGTATACATCGGTAGTTTCTAAAGGCAATAAAAAG GAGTCAAGTGGTGAATTTCGAATTGAAAGGGATACTTTTGGTGAACTAAAGGTTCCTGCTGATAAATATTATGGAGCACAAACAATGCGGTCAAAAATGAACTTTCCAATTGGTGATAGTTTTGAACGAATGCCT tATGGGGTTATTGTCGCAATGGGTATATTAAAGAAAGCTGCTGCACtagtaaataaagaatatgGGATGGATGCAAAAATAGCAGATGCTATTAGTAAAGCTGCAGATGATGTTATATGTGGAGACCTTTATAATGATCATTTTCCACTGGTAATTTGGCAAACAGGTTCTGGAACGCAAAGCAATATGAACACCAATGAG gtAATTTCAAATCGTGCAATTGAATTACTCGGTGGTAAACTTGGATCAAAGGATCCTGTCCATCCAAATGATCATGTAAATAAATCTCAAAGTAGCAATGATACATTTCCTACTGCTATGCATATAGCAGTTGCTTTGGAAATTAACAGGGTATTACTTCCTGGTTTGGAAAAATTACATGCAGCATTAGAAGAAAAGGCTAATGCATGgaaagatattataaaaattggtaGAACTCATACTCAAGATGCTGTGCCCTTGACACTAGGACAAGAATTTTCAG GTTATGCAGCACAAGTTTGTAATGGCATTAAAAGGGTAAAAGATACTCTTCCAAGATTATATGAGCTAGCACTTGGTGGTACTGCAGTAGGAACAGGATTAAATGCACCAAAAGGTTTTGCAGAAAAATCAGCAGCAAAGATTGCAGAAATTACTGGATTACCATTTGTAACTGCTCCTAATAAATTTGAAGCTTTAGCGACTAAAGATACTATGGTAGAAGTGCATGGTGCGCTGAATACAGTAGCAGTTTCGCTTATGAAG ataGCTAATGATATTCGATTTTTGGGAAGTGGACCTCGATGCGGTTTAGGGGAATTATCTCTTCCTGAAAATGAGCCAGGAAGTTCTATTATGCCTGGTAAAGTTAATCCAACACAATGCGAAGCAATGACTATGGTTTGTTGCCAAGTCATGGGCAATCAAGTTGCTGTATCTATTGGTGGAAGTAATGGCCACTTTGAGCTTAATGTATTTAAACCTATGATAGTTGCAAATACATTAAGATCTGCAAGACTATTAGGTGATGCCTGTGCCTCATTTACAAAGAACTGTGTCGTCGGTATTAAACCGAATGTAGATCGTATCAGTAAACTCTTGAATGAAAGTTTAATGCTTGTTACTGCTTTAAATCCACATATTGGTTATGATAAg gcTGCTAAAATTGCCAAGCAAGCCCATGCAGAAAATCTCACGTTAAAAGAATCAGCATTGAAGAATGGCATAACTGCAGAACAATTTGATCAATGGGTGAGACCAGAAAATATGATTGGTCccaaataa
- the LOC132908771 gene encoding fumarate hydratase, mitochondrial-like isoform X2: protein MESSGEFRIERDTFGELKVPADKYYGAQTMRSKMNFPIGDSFERMPYGVIVAMGILKKAAALVNKEYGMDAKIADAISKAADDVICGDLYNDHFPLVIWQTGSGTQSNMNTNEVISNRAIELLGGKLGSKDPVHPNDHVNKSQSSNDTFPTAMHIAVALEINRVLLPGLEKLHAALEEKANAWKDIIKIGRTHTQDAVPLTLGQEFSGYAAQVCNGIKRVKDTLPRLYELALGGTAVGTGLNAPKGFAEKSAAKIAEITGLPFVTAPNKFEALATKDTMVEVHGALNTVAVSLMKIANDIRFLGSGPRCGLGELSLPENEPGSSIMPGKVNPTQCEAMTMVCCQVMGNQVAVSIGGSNGHFELNVFKPMIVANTLRSARLLGDACASFTKNCVVGIKPNVDRISKLLNESLMLVTALNPHIGYDKAAKIAKQAHAENLTLKESALKNGITAEQFDQWVRPENMIGPK, encoded by the exons ATG GAGTCAAGTGGTGAATTTCGAATTGAAAGGGATACTTTTGGTGAACTAAAGGTTCCTGCTGATAAATATTATGGAGCACAAACAATGCGGTCAAAAATGAACTTTCCAATTGGTGATAGTTTTGAACGAATGCCT tATGGGGTTATTGTCGCAATGGGTATATTAAAGAAAGCTGCTGCACtagtaaataaagaatatgGGATGGATGCAAAAATAGCAGATGCTATTAGTAAAGCTGCAGATGATGTTATATGTGGAGACCTTTATAATGATCATTTTCCACTGGTAATTTGGCAAACAGGTTCTGGAACGCAAAGCAATATGAACACCAATGAG gtAATTTCAAATCGTGCAATTGAATTACTCGGTGGTAAACTTGGATCAAAGGATCCTGTCCATCCAAATGATCATGTAAATAAATCTCAAAGTAGCAATGATACATTTCCTACTGCTATGCATATAGCAGTTGCTTTGGAAATTAACAGGGTATTACTTCCTGGTTTGGAAAAATTACATGCAGCATTAGAAGAAAAGGCTAATGCATGgaaagatattataaaaattggtaGAACTCATACTCAAGATGCTGTGCCCTTGACACTAGGACAAGAATTTTCAG GTTATGCAGCACAAGTTTGTAATGGCATTAAAAGGGTAAAAGATACTCTTCCAAGATTATATGAGCTAGCACTTGGTGGTACTGCAGTAGGAACAGGATTAAATGCACCAAAAGGTTTTGCAGAAAAATCAGCAGCAAAGATTGCAGAAATTACTGGATTACCATTTGTAACTGCTCCTAATAAATTTGAAGCTTTAGCGACTAAAGATACTATGGTAGAAGTGCATGGTGCGCTGAATACAGTAGCAGTTTCGCTTATGAAG ataGCTAATGATATTCGATTTTTGGGAAGTGGACCTCGATGCGGTTTAGGGGAATTATCTCTTCCTGAAAATGAGCCAGGAAGTTCTATTATGCCTGGTAAAGTTAATCCAACACAATGCGAAGCAATGACTATGGTTTGTTGCCAAGTCATGGGCAATCAAGTTGCTGTATCTATTGGTGGAAGTAATGGCCACTTTGAGCTTAATGTATTTAAACCTATGATAGTTGCAAATACATTAAGATCTGCAAGACTATTAGGTGATGCCTGTGCCTCATTTACAAAGAACTGTGTCGTCGGTATTAAACCGAATGTAGATCGTATCAGTAAACTCTTGAATGAAAGTTTAATGCTTGTTACTGCTTTAAATCCACATATTGGTTATGATAAg gcTGCTAAAATTGCCAAGCAAGCCCATGCAGAAAATCTCACGTTAAAAGAATCAGCATTGAAGAATGGCATAACTGCAGAACAATTTGATCAATGGGTGAGACCAGAAAATATGATTGGTCccaaataa
- the LOC132908777 gene encoding arginase, hepatic, which produces MNILKKIQSVITRLGNRNYGKVGIIGVPFDKGQHKEGVAHGPEAIRTAGLVRELKSLGLDVKDYGDISYKAKNVDGVNNMSHLGDVAGCTSYLSEKVQEILKDDRRVLTIGGDHSVGIGTIDGHVKEKENVAVIWVDAHADLNTNKTSESGNVHGMPVALLTSELADYWPHLPGMDWQQPMLSIRNVAYIGLRSVDRYERLVIEKFGITAFGMEDVERYGIHDVVYMALNKIDPNESKSLHVSFDIDSLDPLEAPCTGTPVRGGLSLREAVHLMEILYRTKRLNAVDLVEVNPFIGNQHDIQLTVEAAIHIIQAGFGYTRRGLKVPKGVTDMPLQTFR; this is translated from the exons atgaatatattaaagaaaatacaaagtgTTATTACCAGACTTGGAAATCGCAATTATGGTAAAGTTGGAATAATTGGGGTGCCATTTGATAAAGGACAG catAAGGAAGGTGTAGCACATGGTCCAGAGGCAATTAGAACAGCTGGATTAGTGCGAGAATTAAAATCATtag GGTTAGATGTGAAAGATTATggtgatatttcatataaagcAAAGAATGTAGATGGAGTAAATAACATGTCACACTTGGGTGATGTTGCTGGCTGTACAAGTTATTTATCTGAGAAAGttcaagaaattttgaaagatGATCGACGAGTATTGACTATTGGTGGTGATCATAGTGTAGGAATTGGAACTATAGATGGTCATGTTAAG gaaaaagaaaatgtagcTGTTATATGGGTTGATGCTCATGCAGAtctaaatacaaataaaactaGCGAAAGTGGAAATGTTCATGGAATGCCTGTAGCATTATTAACTTCCGAATTAGCTGATTACTGGCCACATCTACCAGGAATGGATTGGCAACAGCcaat gTTATCAATTAGAAATGTAGCTTATATTGGATTAAGATCTGTTGATCGTTACGAAAGACtagttattgaaaaatttggtaTTACTGCTTTTGGTATGGAAGATGTTGAAAgatatg GTATTCATGATGTTGTTTACATGGcactaaataaaatagatcCTAATGAATCAAAATCATTACATGTTAGTTTTGATATTGATTCCTTAGACCCATTAGAAGCACCATGTACAGGAACTCCTG TACGTGGTGGATTGTCACTCAGAGAAGCTGTTCACttaatggaaatattatacagaactAAAAGACTAAATGCAGTGGATCTTGTAGAAGTAAATCCTTTCATTGGTAATCAACATGATATTCAATTAACTGTTGAAGCTGCTATACACATTATTCAAGCTGGATTTGGTTATACACGAAGAGGTCTTAAAGTTCCAAAAGGTGTTACAGATATGCCGTTACAGACATTTAGGTAA
- the LOC132908790 gene encoding uncharacterized protein LOC132908790 → MMFTRQLKIPPLKNLSAIALFGSIGVTITGLIVRYDVEKKVRQTITYKNALKLFYDHEETIKHLGEPIKEGRITFPDNKTGNIKRFGIYVKGANARGQLYFEYQVQPDERNEIKKVEIKFSDIPDKMFVIHEN, encoded by the exons ATGATGTTTACGAGACAATTAAAG ATACCTCCGCTTAAGAATTTATCAGCAATAGCCCTTTTTGGAAGCATTGGTGTTACAATTACAGGACTTATTGTACGTTATGATGTAGAAAAAAAAGTTCGGCAaacaataacatataaaaatgcattgaaattattttatgatcaTGAGGAAACCATTAAACATTTAGGAGAACCTataaaggaaggaagaatAACATTTCCAGACAATAAAACTGGTAATATTAAGAGATTTGGTATTTATGTAAAGGGAGCTAACGCTAGAggacaattatattttgaatatcaaGTTCAACCGgatgaaagaaatgaaataaagaaggtagaaattaaatttagcgATATTCCTGACAAGATGTTTGTGATTCATGAAAATTAg
- the LOC132908773 gene encoding fasciculation and elongation protein zeta-2, translated as MRDMAGKIAELKFEAPLARFEEEDTASLKNMNLLTEQLLDTGLNTNYGENCNANEPATTHENGTDILQEGTFSPFSGSLEDLVNTFDEKITSCFRDYGTNVESLAPVQVRTQEEIMNECQMWWTITGTFGNILPIDWSKSYARKMHMPALNLNEAPVSHERPELEDLSSEDEAVATDLDMHALILSSSTDTHSPEEPLKTAEEVLREIDDIMQESPSMERSPDSDGSLLDSDEALERSREVLGSPLHEKKLKQLTSSQLTELLGEMESLVGALSETLIAELALRDELEYEKELKNQFISLLLAVQNRRRQHHVTRKRNQMQNGTSPLPQHRSLQDSKYLTTVIPYHMDNGPPDNQALQVLIKILKAISEDSPTVPTLLTDYILKVLCPT; from the exons ATGAGGGACATGGCGGGCAAGATCGCCGAGTTGAAGTTCGAGGCACCCCTCGCACGTTTCGAGGAGGAAGACACGGCCAgcttgaaaaatatgaatctaCTGACAG AGCAATTGCTGGACACGGGTTTAAACACGAACTATGGAGAGAATTGTAACGCAAACGAACCAGCGACTACGCACGAAAATGGTACCGATATACTGCAAGAGGGGACATTCAGCCCCTTCAGCGGCAGTCTCGAGGATCTCGTTAACACCTTCGACGAGAAGATAACATCCTGCTTTCGCGATTACGGCACGAACGTCGAGTCCCTGGCACCCGTGCAAGTACGCACGCAGGAAGAAATTATGAACGAGTGCCA AATGTGGTGGACGATTACCGGTACGTTCGGTAACATATTACCAATCGATTGGAGCAAATCGTACGCCAGGAAAATGCACATGCCCGCGCTTAATTTGAACGAGGCTCCGGTTTCACACGAAAG ACCTGAACTAGAGGATTTAAGTAGCGAAGATGAGGCTGTCGCAACTGATTTGGACATGCATGCTTTGATCTTGTCCAGTAGCACCGATACTCACAGCCCAGAGGAACCGCTTAAGACTGCGGAAGAGGTACTCCGTGAAATAGACGATATAATGCAg GAAAGTCCGTCGATGGAAAGATCTCCGGATTCCGATGGGTCTTTATTGGATAGCGACGAGGCACTGGAGAGGAGCAGAGAAGTTCTGGGCTCTCCGCTGCACgagaaaa AGCTAAAACAACTTACCTCCAGCCAACTGACTGAGTTACTCGGGGAGATGGAATCCTTGGTGGGAGCTTTGAGCGAAACTCTCATCGCGGAACTTGCATTGCGCGACGAGCTCGAATATgagaaagaattaaagaatCAATTTATCTCGTTGTTGTTAGCAGTACAAAATCGACGAAGGCAGCATCATGTcacgagaaagagaaatcaAATGCAAAATGGTACTAGTCCTTTACCACAACATAGATCGCTTCAAGATTCTAAG TATTTAACTACCGTAATTCCGTATCATATGGACAATGGCCCACCAGACAATCAGGCATTACAAGTTCTCATTAAAA tATTAAAAGCAATTAGCGAAGACAGTCCAACTGTACCTACTTTATTAACAGATTATATACTCAAAG taTTGTGTCCTACTTAG